Proteins encoded together in one Lysobacterales bacterium window:
- a CDS encoding FAD-dependent oxidoreductase has product MSKQGGKPGVFQFLDVPRRTPRELAVPVRVLGWNEIYGGFDAPGALEQSARCLDCGNPYCSWKCPVHNDIPNWLGLVKEGRLFEAAELAHSTNPLPEICGRVCPQDRLCEGACTINVGFEAVTIGAVEKYIVDEAFQQGWRPDLSRVVATGKRVAIIGAGPAGLSCADRLARIGIEAHVFDRYEEIGGLLTFGIPPFKLEKQVIATRRAVLEAMGVRFHLGVEIGRDRTLDQLLAEFDAVFAGTGAYRYVDAQLPGQQLAGVLPALPFLVANGRRVLHGEAQDRGQEAAPTMRPIAGWSLSAPEIDVRGKRVVVLGGGDTGMDCVRTAVRLGAREVTCIYRRDEAAMPGSKREVKNARDEGVQFLFNRQPLAIEGDAQATGVRVVETRAAASGSRSVGPEIVDGSETVIAADIVLLAFGFRPDPANWLTQHAPEQTPDQRLLVGQNGRLPFQTANPKLFAGGDLVRGADLVVTAVHDGREAAASIGKLLGVA; this is encoded by the coding sequence ATGAGCAAGCAAGGCGGCAAGCCCGGCGTGTTCCAGTTTCTCGACGTGCCGCGGCGCACGCCGCGTGAGCTGGCGGTGCCGGTGCGCGTGCTCGGCTGGAACGAGATCTACGGCGGTTTCGACGCGCCGGGCGCGCTCGAGCAGAGCGCGCGTTGCCTCGACTGCGGCAATCCCTACTGCTCGTGGAAATGCCCGGTGCACAACGACATTCCGAACTGGCTGGGTCTGGTCAAGGAAGGGCGCCTGTTCGAAGCCGCCGAGCTCGCGCACAGCACCAACCCCTTGCCGGAAATCTGCGGCCGCGTCTGCCCGCAGGATCGCTTGTGCGAGGGTGCCTGCACGATCAACGTCGGCTTCGAAGCGGTGACCATCGGCGCGGTCGAAAAGTACATCGTCGATGAAGCTTTCCAGCAGGGTTGGCGACCGGACCTGTCGCGCGTGGTCGCCACCGGCAAGCGCGTCGCCATCATCGGTGCCGGGCCGGCCGGCTTGAGCTGCGCCGATCGACTAGCACGCATCGGCATCGAAGCGCATGTGTTCGATCGCTACGAAGAGATCGGTGGCCTGCTGACCTTCGGCATTCCGCCGTTCAAGCTGGAGAAGCAGGTGATCGCGACGCGGCGTGCCGTGCTCGAAGCCATGGGCGTGCGCTTCCATCTCGGCGTCGAGATCGGCCGCGATCGCACGCTCGACCAGTTGCTCGCGGAATTCGACGCAGTGTTCGCCGGCACCGGTGCGTATCGGTACGTCGATGCGCAGTTGCCGGGGCAGCAACTCGCCGGCGTGTTGCCGGCGTTGCCGTTTCTGGTCGCGAATGGGCGTCGCGTGCTGCATGGCGAGGCACAGGATCGCGGCCAGGAGGCCGCTCCCACAATGAGGCCGATCGCGGGTTGGTCGCTGTCGGCGCCGGAGATCGATGTACGCGGCAAGCGCGTGGTCGTGCTCGGTGGTGGCGATACCGGCATGGACTGCGTGCGTACCGCCGTGCGCCTCGGTGCGCGTGAGGTGACCTGCATCTATCGCCGCGACGAGGCGGCGATGCCGGGCTCCAAGCGCGAAGTGAAGAACGCGCGCGACGAAGGCGTGCAGTTCCTGTTCAACCGCCAGCCGCTCGCGATCGAAGGCGACGCGCAGGCCACCGGCGTGCGCGTGGTCGAGACCCGCGCCGCGGCGAGTGGTTCGCGCAGCGTCGGCCCCGAGATCGTCGATGGCAGCGAGACGGTAATCGCTGCCGACATCGTGCTCCTCGCCTTTGGCTTCCGTCCCGACCCGGCCAATTGGTTGACGCAACACGCACCCGAGCAGACCCCCGACCAGCGCCTGCTCGTCGGCCAGAACGGCCGCCTGCCGTTCCAGACCGCGAACCCGAAACTGTTCGCCGGCGGCGACCTCGTCCGCGGCGCCGACCTCGTCGTCACCGCCGTGCACGACGGCCGCGAGGCGGCGGCGAGTATCGGGAAATTGCTCGGCGTCGCCTGA
- a CDS encoding Ppx/GppA family phosphatase, with protein MHSVLPEGEELAAVDIGSNSFHLVVARYERGQLQVIDRLREAVRLAAGLGEDGSLSADKRRQALNCLAQFGQRIAHLPDDRVWAVGPHTVRKPKPPRAFLIAAESALGHPIEIVSGREEARLIYLGVAHGIPESGKRRLVVDIGGGSTEFIIGERFSPIERESLQMGCIASTLKYFPDGAITRRRYDDARTAIALELQQFATEYKARGWKECWGSSGTIKAIGDIAHKLGEKDGTITRAVMDEIRDAMVKAGQVDAIKLPTLSDERRSVIAGGAVILHSVIETLGIKSMQACETAMREGLLWDMVGRAEHSDPREATIQALCQRYSVDETHAERVERSALTMFDAVAAVWGLDESHRTWLHFAARVHEVGLAIAHSQHHQHAEYVLANSDLAGFTRLEQQVLATVVRGHRRGVPVNALKALPSRAAPFAERLVILLRLAALLHRSRVDERVPKLAIEGGERTLRLSLPDRWLQSHPLTQTDLEQERDYLAAIDFRLVVKTI; from the coding sequence ATGCACAGCGTGCTGCCCGAAGGCGAAGAACTGGCTGCGGTCGATATCGGCTCAAACAGCTTTCATCTGGTCGTGGCCCGCTACGAGCGCGGGCAGTTGCAGGTCATCGACCGCTTGCGCGAAGCGGTGCGTCTGGCCGCAGGCCTCGGCGAGGATGGATCGCTCAGCGCCGACAAGCGCCGCCAAGCACTGAACTGCCTGGCCCAGTTCGGGCAACGCATCGCGCACCTGCCCGACGACCGCGTCTGGGCGGTCGGCCCCCACACCGTGCGCAAGCCGAAGCCGCCGCGCGCGTTCCTGATCGCCGCCGAGAGCGCGCTCGGGCATCCGATCGAAATCGTCTCCGGACGTGAGGAGGCACGCCTGATCTACCTCGGCGTCGCGCACGGCATTCCAGAGAGCGGCAAGCGCCGTCTGGTGGTCGATATCGGCGGCGGTTCGACCGAGTTCATCATCGGCGAACGCTTCAGTCCGATCGAGCGCGAGAGCCTGCAGATGGGCTGCATCGCCTCGACCCTGAAGTACTTCCCGGACGGTGCCATCACCCGTCGCCGCTACGATGATGCGCGTACCGCGATCGCGCTCGAACTGCAGCAGTTCGCCACCGAGTACAAGGCGCGCGGCTGGAAGGAGTGCTGGGGTTCGTCGGGAACGATCAAGGCGATCGGCGACATTGCGCACAAGCTTGGCGAAAAGGACGGCACCATCACGCGCGCAGTGATGGACGAAATCCGCGACGCCATGGTCAAGGCCGGGCAAGTCGATGCGATCAAGCTGCCGACGCTCAGCGACGAGCGCCGCAGCGTGATTGCCGGCGGCGCGGTGATCCTGCACTCGGTGATCGAGACGCTCGGTATCAAGTCGATGCAGGCCTGCGAAACCGCGATGCGCGAAGGCCTGCTCTGGGACATGGTCGGGCGCGCCGAACACAGCGACCCGCGCGAGGCGACGATCCAGGCACTGTGCCAGCGCTACAGCGTCGACGAGACCCATGCCGAGCGCGTCGAACGCAGCGCGCTGACCATGTTCGATGCGGTTGCCGCAGTCTGGGGTCTGGACGAGAGCCATCGCACCTGGCTGCACTTCGCGGCGCGCGTGCATGAAGTCGGGCTCGCGATCGCGCACAGCCAGCACCACCAGCACGCCGAATACGTGCTCGCCAATTCCGATCTCGCCGGCTTCACCCGCCTCGAACAACAGGTGCTCGCCACCGTCGTGCGCGGGCACCGCCGCGGCGTTCCGGTGAATGCGCTGAAGGCACTTCCGTCACGCGCCGCGCCGTTCGCCGAGCGCCTCGTGATCCTGCTGCGCCTGGCCGCACTGCTGCACCGCTCGCGCGTTGACGAGCGCGTGCCCAAGCTCGCGATCGAAGGCGGCGAACGCACGCTGCGGCTATCGCTGCCGGACCGCTGGCTGCAATCGCATCCGCTCACCCAGACCGATCTCGAACAGGAACGGGACTACCTCGCGGCGATCGACTTCAGGCTGGTGGTGAAGACGATTTGA
- the ppk1 gene encoding polyphosphate kinase 1, translating into MSTSRDLRDPALYINRELSQIEFNFRVLAQAQDPATPLLERVRFLCICSSNIDEFFEIRIAALKLGGTTVGPDGLSTLETLQRVRARALELLEEQYRLWNRTLRPALAAEGIQVLLRDEWNAKQRRWLQGYFQNEILPVLSPLGLDPAHPFPRILNKSLNLAVLLKGKDAFGREGNMALVRAPRSLPRVIRLPAELSDGSQDFVLLSGVLQEFVEELFPGMQVKGSYQFRVTRNSELSLDEDETENLAHAMKEELQERGFARAVRLEVADALPKTTLKILMANFAVGEDDVYRCQGPVNLNRVVAIYDMIDRPDLKFPKFTPRVEARINNVPTVFDAIRGGDVLLHHPFDSFATVLEFVRQAATDPGVLAIKQTLYRAGKDSPLVTYLIEAARAGKDVTVVIELRARFDEEANLSLADRLQEAGVQVVYGVVGFKTHAKMMLVVRREANGLRRYVHLSTGNYHASTARTYTDLGLLTCDSEIGEDVHKLFQQLSGLGPVIKLKRVLQSPFTLHKALLAKIEREIEHARQGRPAAIRAKINHLNEAGVIRWLYEASRAGVQICLSVRGTCALRPGIAGVSERIQVRSLVGRFLEHSRVYWFQNGDEPEIFCSSADWLERNLLRRVETCFPILDAELARRAYDEEIDNYLADNQQAWTLDAEGRYLRIQPGEAMPHSAQQSLLARLCGG; encoded by the coding sequence ATGAGCACCAGCCGCGACCTGCGCGATCCCGCGCTCTACATCAACCGCGAGCTTTCGCAGATTGAGTTCAACTTCCGCGTGCTGGCACAGGCGCAGGACCCGGCGACGCCGCTGCTGGAGCGCGTGCGTTTCCTTTGCATCTGCTCGTCGAACATCGACGAGTTCTTCGAGATCCGCATCGCCGCGCTCAAGCTCGGCGGCACCACTGTCGGCCCGGACGGACTGAGCACCCTGGAAACGTTGCAGCGTGTGCGGGCACGTGCTCTGGAATTGCTCGAAGAGCAGTACCGCCTGTGGAACCGCACGCTGCGCCCGGCGCTGGCCGCCGAGGGCATCCAGGTGCTGCTGCGCGACGAGTGGAACGCCAAGCAGCGGCGCTGGCTGCAGGGCTATTTCCAGAACGAGATCCTGCCGGTGCTGTCGCCGCTCGGGCTCGATCCCGCGCACCCGTTCCCGCGCATCCTCAACAAGAGCCTGAACCTGGCGGTGCTGCTCAAGGGCAAGGATGCGTTCGGGCGCGAAGGCAACATGGCGCTGGTGCGGGCGCCGCGCTCGCTGCCGCGCGTGATTCGCCTGCCGGCAGAACTGTCCGATGGCTCGCAGGACTTCGTGCTGCTGTCGGGCGTGCTGCAGGAGTTCGTCGAAGAACTGTTCCCGGGCATGCAGGTGAAAGGTTCGTACCAGTTCCGCGTGACCCGCAACAGCGAGCTGTCTCTGGACGAGGACGAGACCGAGAACCTGGCACACGCGATGAAGGAGGAACTGCAGGAACGCGGATTCGCGCGTGCCGTGCGCCTCGAGGTGGCCGACGCGCTGCCGAAGACGACACTGAAGATCCTGATGGCCAACTTCGCCGTCGGTGAAGACGACGTCTATCGTTGCCAGGGACCGGTGAACCTCAATCGCGTGGTCGCGATCTACGACATGATCGACCGCCCCGACCTGAAGTTCCCGAAGTTCACGCCGCGCGTCGAGGCGCGCATCAACAACGTCCCGACCGTGTTCGACGCCATCCGCGGCGGCGACGTGCTGCTGCACCATCCGTTCGATTCGTTCGCCACGGTGCTCGAGTTCGTGCGCCAGGCCGCGACCGACCCCGGCGTGCTGGCGATCAAGCAGACGCTGTACCGCGCCGGCAAGGACTCGCCGCTGGTCACCTACCTGATCGAAGCGGCACGCGCCGGCAAGGACGTGACCGTGGTCATCGAGCTGCGCGCACGCTTCGACGAGGAAGCCAACCTCAGCCTTGCCGACCGCTTGCAGGAAGCCGGGGTACAAGTCGTCTACGGCGTGGTCGGATTCAAGACCCACGCCAAGATGATGCTGGTGGTGCGACGTGAAGCCAACGGTTTGCGCCGCTACGTGCATCTGTCCACCGGCAACTACCACGCCAGCACCGCGCGCACCTACACCGACCTCGGCCTGCTGACCTGCGACAGCGAGATCGGCGAGGACGTGCACAAGTTGTTCCAGCAACTCTCCGGGCTCGGCCCGGTGATCAAGCTCAAGCGCGTGCTGCAGTCGCCGTTCACGCTGCACAAGGCGCTGCTGGCGAAGATCGAGCGCGAGATCGAGCACGCGCGCCAGGGTCGGCCGGCGGCGATCCGCGCCAAGATCAACCATCTCAACGAAGCCGGCGTCATCCGTTGGCTCTACGAAGCATCGCGCGCCGGCGTGCAGATCTGCCTGAGCGTGCGTGGCACGTGCGCGCTGCGCCCGGGCATCGCCGGCGTCTCCGAGCGCATTCAGGTGCGTTCGCTGGTCGGACGCTTCCTCGAACACAGCCGCGTCTACTGGTTCCAGAACGGCGATGAGCCCGAGATCTTCTGCTCCAGTGCCGACTGGCTGGAACGCAACCTGCTGCGTCGCGTAGAAACCTGCTTTCCGATCCTCGACGCCGAACTCGCGCGCCGCGCCTACGACGAGGAGATCGACAACTACCTGGCCGACAACCAGCAGGCCTGGACACTGGATGCCGAGGGTCGCTACCTGCGCATCCAGCCGGGCGAAGCGATGCCGCATTCGGCGCAGCAGTCGCTGCTGGCCCGACTCTGCGGCGGCTGA
- the gltB gene encoding glutamate synthase large subunit, with protein MGEDLRQGLYDPRFERDSCGFGLIANLDNAPSRALIDAALTALERMAHRGAVGADGKSGDGCGLLLQRPEKFLRHVAAETGIRLGPSFAAGNVFLSRDAARASAARAVLEAECHGVELRVAGWRELPTDSEPCGAQALASMPRMEQVFVMPTVAMDQSSFQRALFLARRRSEMRLADDADFYVVTLSAHSLGYKAMVLPAGLRIFYPDLAHPLLAAAFATFHQRFSTNTAPQWRLAQPFRLLAHNGEINTIEGNRHWAEARSAKWRTPAIDLRELKPLVSLSGSDSMSLDNMLEVLLAGGMDLLQAMRVLIPPATGSLEARDPDLAAFYDYHALSIDPWDGPAGIVLCDGRHAGCTVDRNGLRPARWLMTRDRHLVIGSETGIYDIDAADITAKGKIGPGEMIAVDLYSGEFLDSPAIDSINRARAPFKRWLKQGNRYLISDLIDPALATEPFDAPTLHRHQKLFQLTREEREDQLRVLAETEQEPIGSMGDDTPLAVLSRQTRSLYDYFRQAFAQVTNPPIDPLREQCVMSLVTQIGREGNVFEMAPENARQTVLNSPVLSQRKLRQMLAHEEFASAHQRFPLHYAESIGLEQAIRDLCLQVEAAVRAGTVIVILSDMHPQPQWLTLHALLATGAVHDHLVRVGLRCECNLIIETGTARDPHHFACLIGYGATAVYPYLAYQTLIELARGKVIKPKRGGELIELGRSYRRGIKKGLLKIISKMGISTIGSYRGARLFEIIGLKQEVVRLCFAHTPSRIGGAGFADLEADARALHALAFEAAGDIEAGSLLKYRHGGEYHMFNPDVVQSLQRAVLTGDYADYRVYAEHVNTRPASALRDLLALNLRSEPLPIDQVETLESLLPRFDSAGMSLGALSPEAHEALAIAMNRLGGRSNSGEGGEDPARHGTEKMSKIKQVASGRFGVTPEYLIHAEVLQIKIAQGAKPGEGGQLPGHKVNELIARLRYARPGIGLISPPPHHDIYSIEDLAELIFDLKEVNPAALVSVKLVAHAGIGTIAAGVAKAYADMITISGYDGGTGASPISSIKHVGGPWEMGICEARQTLRRNGLRGKVRLQVDGGLKTGLDVVKAAILGADSFGFGTGPMIALGCKYLRICHLNNCATGIATQDERLREGHFTGLPERVMNYFRFVAMETREWLARLGVARLDDLIGRTDLLCILEGETEKQQGLDLQPLLAEDAALDDVRSCAAGTRNPPRDPAVLATRMATDMTAAIAGRLGGEFEYTIRNADRAIGARISGMIARQHGNHGMRDKPVHARFKGHCGQSFGAWNAGGLHLHLEGDANDYVGKGMCDGKIVIRPPHDARFIARETPIMGNTCLYGATGGELYAAGRAGERFAVRNSGATAVVEGAGDHCCEYMTGGVVVVLGRVGQNFGAGFTGGFAYVLDLERDFVDRYNHELIDILRLSPEGMEHHLQHLQRLVRRHVFETESAWGRTLLTEYRDYLGKFWLVKPKAASLESLIDTLGRAA; from the coding sequence ATGGGCGAAGACCTTCGGCAAGGCTTGTACGACCCGCGCTTCGAGCGCGACAGTTGCGGTTTCGGGCTGATCGCGAATCTCGACAACGCGCCCTCACGCGCGCTCATCGATGCCGCGCTGACCGCGCTCGAGCGCATGGCGCATCGCGGCGCGGTCGGTGCCGACGGCAAGTCCGGTGATGGCTGCGGATTGCTGCTGCAGCGTCCGGAAAAATTCCTGCGCCATGTCGCTGCCGAAACGGGCATCCGCCTCGGCCCGAGTTTCGCGGCCGGCAATGTGTTTCTGAGCCGGGACGCCGCGCGCGCAAGCGCGGCACGTGCGGTGCTCGAGGCCGAGTGCCACGGGGTCGAGCTGCGCGTCGCCGGCTGGCGCGAGCTGCCGACCGATAGCGAACCCTGCGGTGCCCAGGCGCTGGCCAGCATGCCGCGCATGGAGCAGGTGTTCGTGATGCCGACGGTGGCGATGGACCAGTCGAGCTTCCAGCGCGCGCTGTTTCTGGCGCGTCGGCGCAGCGAGATGCGCCTTGCCGACGATGCCGATTTTTACGTCGTCACGCTGTCGGCGCACAGTCTCGGCTACAAGGCGATGGTGCTGCCGGCCGGCCTGCGTATTTTCTATCCGGATCTCGCGCACCCATTGCTGGCGGCTGCCTTCGCGACCTTTCATCAGCGTTTCTCGACCAACACCGCGCCGCAATGGCGGCTGGCGCAGCCGTTCCGCCTGCTCGCGCACAACGGCGAGATCAACACCATCGAAGGCAATCGCCACTGGGCCGAGGCGCGCAGCGCGAAATGGCGCACACCGGCGATCGACCTGCGCGAGCTGAAGCCGCTGGTGTCGCTGAGCGGCTCGGATTCGATGAGTCTCGACAACATGCTCGAGGTGCTGCTCGCCGGCGGCATGGACCTGCTGCAGGCGATGCGCGTGCTGATTCCGCCTGCGACCGGCAGTCTCGAAGCGCGCGATCCCGACCTGGCCGCGTTCTACGACTACCACGCATTGTCGATCGACCCATGGGATGGCCCCGCCGGCATCGTGCTGTGCGATGGCCGCCATGCCGGTTGCACGGTCGATCGCAACGGCCTGCGTCCGGCGCGCTGGCTGATGACGCGGGATCGCCATCTGGTGATCGGTTCGGAAACCGGCATCTACGACATCGACGCCGCCGACATCACCGCCAAGGGCAAGATCGGTCCCGGCGAGATGATCGCAGTCGATCTGTATTCCGGCGAGTTCCTCGATTCGCCCGCGATCGACTCGATCAATCGCGCGCGCGCGCCGTTCAAGCGCTGGCTGAAGCAGGGCAACCGTTACCTGATCTCGGACCTGATCGACCCCGCGCTTGCGACCGAACCTTTCGACGCGCCGACGCTGCATCGTCATCAGAAGCTGTTCCAGTTGACCCGCGAGGAGCGCGAGGACCAGTTGCGCGTGCTCGCCGAGACCGAGCAGGAACCGATCGGCTCGATGGGCGACGATACCCCGCTCGCGGTGCTGTCGCGGCAGACGCGTTCGCTCTACGACTATTTCCGCCAGGCCTTCGCGCAGGTCACCAATCCGCCGATCGACCCGCTGCGCGAGCAGTGCGTGATGAGCCTGGTCACCCAGATCGGGCGTGAGGGCAATGTCTTCGAGATGGCGCCGGAGAACGCGCGCCAGACCGTGCTCAACTCGCCGGTGCTGTCGCAACGCAAGCTGCGGCAGATGCTGGCACACGAGGAGTTTGCCAGCGCACACCAGCGCTTCCCGCTGCATTACGCCGAATCGATCGGGCTCGAACAGGCCATTCGCGACTTGTGCCTGCAGGTCGAGGCGGCAGTGCGCGCCGGCACCGTGATCGTGATCCTGAGCGACATGCATCCGCAGCCGCAATGGCTGACCCTGCATGCGCTGCTCGCGACCGGTGCGGTGCACGACCATCTGGTGCGCGTCGGCCTGCGCTGCGAGTGCAACCTGATCATCGAGACCGGAACCGCCCGCGACCCGCACCACTTCGCCTGCCTGATCGGCTATGGCGCGACTGCGGTCTATCCCTACCTCGCGTACCAGACGCTGATCGAACTGGCGCGCGGCAAGGTGATCAAGCCCAAGCGCGGTGGTGAGCTGATCGAGCTCGGGCGCAGCTATCGCCGCGGCATCAAGAAAGGCCTGCTCAAGATCATCTCGAAAATGGGCATCAGCACCATCGGTTCGTATCGAGGGGCACGCCTGTTCGAGATCATCGGCCTGAAGCAGGAGGTCGTCCGCCTGTGCTTTGCGCACACGCCGAGCCGCATCGGCGGCGCCGGATTCGCCGATCTCGAGGCCGACGCGCGCGCGCTGCACGCGCTCGCCTTCGAAGCCGCTGGCGACATCGAAGCTGGCAGCCTGCTCAAGTATCGCCACGGCGGCGAATACCACATGTTCAACCCGGACGTGGTGCAGAGTCTGCAGCGCGCAGTGCTGACCGGCGACTACGCCGACTATCGCGTCTACGCCGAGCACGTGAACACGCGTCCGGCCTCGGCCCTGCGTGATCTGCTCGCACTGAACCTGCGCAGCGAGCCGCTGCCGATCGATCAGGTCGAAACGCTGGAATCGCTGCTGCCGCGCTTCGATTCCGCCGGCATGTCGCTCGGCGCCTTGTCGCCGGAGGCGCACGAGGCGCTGGCGATCGCGATGAATCGACTTGGCGGGCGCTCGAACTCGGGCGAAGGCGGCGAAGATCCGGCGCGCCACGGCACCGAGAAAATGTCGAAGATCAAGCAGGTCGCTTCCGGCCGCTTCGGCGTCACCCCCGAATATCTGATCCATGCCGAGGTGCTGCAGATCAAGATCGCGCAGGGCGCCAAGCCGGGCGAGGGTGGCCAGTTGCCGGGGCACAAGGTCAACGAGCTGATCGCGCGACTGCGCTACGCGCGTCCGGGCATTGGCCTGATTTCGCCGCCGCCGCACCACGACATCTACTCGATCGAGGATCTGGCCGAACTGATCTTCGACCTCAAGGAAGTGAATCCCGCGGCGCTGGTTTCGGTGAAGCTGGTGGCGCATGCCGGCATCGGCACGATCGCTGCCGGCGTCGCCAAGGCCTATGCCGACATGATCACCATTTCGGGTTACGACGGTGGCACCGGAGCCAGCCCGATTTCCTCGATCAAGCATGTCGGCGGTCCATGGGAGATGGGCATCTGCGAGGCGCGCCAGACGCTGCGCCGCAATGGCTTGCGCGGCAAGGTGCGGTTGCAGGTTGATGGTGGGCTCAAGACCGGTCTCGACGTGGTCAAGGCCGCGATCCTCGGTGCCGACAGCTTCGGTTTCGGCACCGGTCCGATGATCGCGCTCGGCTGCAAGTACCTGCGCATCTGCCACCTCAACAACTGCGCCACCGGCATCGCGACCCAGGACGAACGTCTGCGCGAGGGTCATTTCACCGGCCTGCCCGAGCGCGTGATGAACTACTTCCGCTTCGTCGCGATGGAGACGCGCGAATGGCTGGCGCGACTTGGCGTAGCGCGGCTGGATGACCTGATCGGGCGCACCGATTTGCTGTGCATCCTTGAAGGTGAGACCGAGAAGCAGCAGGGTCTCGATCTGCAGCCGCTGCTGGCCGAGGATGCAGCGCTCGACGACGTGCGCAGCTGTGCCGCCGGAACGCGCAACCCGCCGCGCGACCCGGCGGTGCTCGCGACGCGCATGGCCACGGACATGACGGCCGCCATCGCCGGCAGGCTGGGTGGTGAATTCGAATACACGATTCGCAATGCCGACCGTGCCATCGGTGCACGCATCTCCGGCATGATCGCGCGCCAGCACGGCAACCACGGCATGCGCGACAAGCCGGTCCATGCGCGCTTCAAGGGCCACTGCGGGCAAAGCTTCGGTGCCTGGAATGCCGGTGGACTACACCTGCATCTGGAAGGCGATGCCAACGACTACGTGGGCAAGGGCATGTGCGACGGCAAGATCGTGATCCGTCCGCCGCACGACGCACGCTTCATCGCGCGCGAGACGCCGATCATGGGCAACACCTGCCTGTATGGCGCCACCGGTGGCGAGTTGTATGCGGCCGGGCGTGCTGGCGAGCGCTTCGCGGTGCGCAACTCCGGCGCGACCGCTGTGGTCGAGGGCGCCGGTGACCACTGCTGCGAATACATGACCGGCGGCGTCGTCGTGGTGCTCGGTCGCGTCGGGCAGAACTTCGGTGCCGGCTTCACCGGAGGTTTTGCCTATGTGCTCGATCTCGAACGCGATTTCGTCGATCGCTACAACCACGAGCTGATCGATATCCTCCGGCTCTCGCCGGAAGGCATGGAACATCACCTGCAGCATCTGCAGCGTCTGGTGCGGCGCCACGTGTTCGAGACCGAGAGCGCTTGGGGTCGCACACTGCTCACCGAATACCGCGATTACCTCGGCAAGTTCTGGCTGGTGAAGCCGAAGGCGGCGAGTCTCGAGTCGCTGATCGACACCCTCGGGAGGGCGGCATGA
- the cysK gene encoding cysteine synthase A: MLHDSILDTIGRTPIVRIQRLAPAGVSMYVKIEAFNPMSSVKDRLALGIVIDAEARGVLKPGQMVVEATSGNTGIALAMVCAARGYPFVSFMSETFSVERRKLMRAFGAKVILTTAAERGSGMVRRAREYAAEHGAFFADQFENRANPAYHRNSTGPEILSDFAGKRLDWFVTGYGTGGTLTGAGEMLKLARPDLRICVAEPEGAALLSGREWAPHKIQGWTPDFVPPVLNREVFDHIATIGDIEARDCARDLARLEGIFCGLSSGATFAAALKVARASDPGTVILAMLPDTGERYLSTFLFEGVNEGSDE, encoded by the coding sequence ATGCTTCACGACAGCATCCTCGACACCATCGGGCGCACGCCGATCGTGCGCATCCAGCGACTGGCGCCGGCCGGAGTCTCGATGTACGTCAAGATCGAGGCCTTCAACCCGATGTCCTCGGTCAAGGACCGGCTCGCGCTCGGCATCGTCATCGACGCCGAAGCGCGCGGCGTGCTCAAGCCCGGGCAGATGGTGGTCGAGGCGACCTCGGGCAACACCGGCATCGCGCTGGCGATGGTCTGCGCTGCACGCGGCTACCCATTCGTGAGCTTCATGTCGGAGACCTTTTCGGTCGAGCGGCGCAAGCTGATGCGCGCCTTCGGTGCCAAGGTGATCCTGACCACGGCGGCCGAACGCGGCAGCGGCATGGTGCGACGCGCACGTGAATACGCCGCCGAGCACGGCGCGTTCTTCGCCGACCAGTTCGAGAACCGCGCCAATCCGGCCTATCACCGCAACAGCACCGGCCCGGAAATCCTGAGCGACTTCGCCGGCAAACGCCTCGACTGGTTCGTCACCGGCTACGGCACCGGCGGCACCCTGACCGGCGCCGGCGAAATGCTCAAGCTGGCGCGCCCGGACCTGCGCATCTGCGTCGCCGAACCCGAAGGTGCGGCCCTGCTCAGCGGTCGCGAATGGGCTCCGCACAAGATCCAGGGCTGGACCCCGGACTTCGTTCCGCCGGTGCTGAACCGCGAAGTGTTCGACCACATCGCCACCATAGGCGACATCGAAGCCCGCGACTGCGCCCGCGACCTTGCCCGCCTCGAAGGCATCTTCTGCGGCCTGTCCTCCGGCGCCACCTTCGCCGCCGCACTCAAGGTCGCACGCGCCTCCGATCCAGGAACCGTGATCCTGGCCATGCTCCCCGACACCGGCGAACGCTACCTCAGCACCTTCCTGTTCGAAGGCGTCAATGAGGGATCGGACGAGTAG